The nucleotide sequence GAGCGTCCCCGCGAGGTAGTCGTCGTAGAGCCGGCTGAACACGTCGTAGCGACACGCGTCGAGCACGAGACAGTAGTCCCACTCGGATTCGAGAAACCGGTGCTCTTCCATCCGCTCAGCCTCCTCCTCCGACACCGGTCGGCTCCGACGCCCGTCCCGACCACGGGATGTCGGGACGACACCGCGGTCTAACCGACTGCCGGTCCGATACTCCCCGCTCCGCTGCTGCCGTCCTGTTCTGACCCATTGGTACTGGTTTGTCGCGACCGGCTTGAATGCCCGGGTACGTGCCGGTCGTCGCTGGTGTGTGTTGCAATACCACACTTACTGACCAGTTAGACAAAAGGCTTTGGAAACGGCGACGGACGCGGGCTGAGACTGGCGGCCCCCGGCGACCCGGGCAAAACCCATATTTACCACACCCTGCAGGTGCGTAGTAATGGCCGACCCGCCGGACCGCTCGTTCTCGGACGCCGAGGAGGAGATCATGCAGGCGACCTACCGCGCGCTCAGCGAACACGGCTACGCCGACCTCACGGTCAAACGGATCGCCGCGGAGTACGGCAAATCGACTGCCGCCATCCACTACCACTACGACACGAAAGACGACCTGCTGGCGGCGTTTCTCGACTTCCTTCTCGACCAGTTCACCGACGCGGTCCACGAGGTCGAGACGACCGACCCCGAGCGGCGCCTCGACCTCCTGCTCGACAGGCTGCTCGTCGACCCCGAGGACCACCGCGACCTGCTGGTGGCCACGCTGGAGATGCGGAGCCAGGCGCCGTACAAGGGGGCGTTCGCCGAGCGGTTCCAGCAGAACGACGAGTACGTCCGGTACCTGCTCCGGACGGTCATCGACCACGGAAGCGGGGAGGGAGTGTTCCGGGAGGACGCCGACGCGGAACACGCCGCCCGCGCGCTCATGACGGTGGTCGACGGGGCCCGGACCCGGGCGGTCGTCCTGGACGACACCGACGCCCTCGCGACCGCCAGACGGACGGCGGCGGAGTACGTCTCCGCCGTGCTGGTCGCCGACGACGACTGATACGGGCTGCTGTACGTCATCACCACATCGACCGACGTCGGGCGGTCGTCGCGGGAAACAGCTGGGGCAATCCGTATGAGGCGGCCCGCTGGAAGCTGTGTACGGCGTCCGCGGACGGCCCCCACCGGCGCCATCCGAAGGTGTCGGCGCCGGAGCCTCACTCCCCGGACGTTCGGACTTCGGTGACGACCACGTCCCAGTCCGGGCGGTCGCCGCCGGCGTGACACGACCACCCGCCCTCGACGTCGACGCCGTTCGCGTCGGCGCGCCCGAGGAGTTCCTCCAGTTCGGCGTTCAGTTCCGCCCCGGATGCCGGCGACCACTCCCCGTCGGTCATCCGGCGTTGACTCCCTCACTCCGGACGCCGACCCGCTCGTCGGAGGTCACTGTCACCGCCCCGTGAGTGTCGACGCTCACCGTCCGGCGTTCGAGCGACAGCGTGACCTGGACGCTGCTGCCCGCCATCGCGCTCCGGGGGCGCCCGAGCGCGTCGAGCGCGTCGGCGTCGACCACAGCCCCGAGCGGCTCTATCTCCTCCGGGTCGATCCCGGTCGCCGCCGACACCGCCGCGACGACGGCCATGCTCGCGGGGGTCGTGTCCTGGTCGTACTCGAACCGGGTCACCTCGGGCTCCCAGTCGGGTGTTACCTGTTCCAACTCGACGCCGGCTCGCGTTACCGTACTCATCTACTCGAACAGAGCGGACACGGCAGATTCAACTCCTGCACTTACTATACAGCAGATATATACCGGTGCCGGGAAGCGGGCCGCGGCTACTCCTGTACGAGCGTCGCGGCGATCAGCCGCCGGTGGCCGCGTCTGAGCCGGGAGGACAGCGACTGCTGGGTGATCCCGAGCGCGTCGGCGACCGCTTCCAGCGAGGTTGCGCGCGGCGAGTCGAAGTACCCCCGTTCGTAGGCCGCCACCAGTGCCTCGCGCTGTTTGTCGGTCAGCTCGTACCCCTCGCCCTGTATCGGAAGCAGCGCGTGAACGGCGGTGATGTGGATCGGGATGTCGTGTTCCTGGCAGTAGCTCCGGAACTCGCCTATCTCCTCGTGGCCCTCGCCGCGGACCTCGAAGGTCCACCCCTCGCTGGTCCCCGTTGCCGAGAGCACGACGAGCCGGGCCTCCGAGAGGGCGCTCAGGATGCCCACGTACTCCCGGTCCCAGGCGGCGCGCATGAGGTACTCGTCCTCGAGGCTGTCGACGAGCCCGACCTCTCTCACGCCGGCGTGGCTCTCGAAGGCGGCCTCGATGTCCGTCATCTCCTCGCCGCGGACCCAGAAGTAGGGGACGATGAGGGCGTCGTGGGGAACGAGCCGCTCCAGTTCGACTGTCGCTCCCGGCAGGTTCTCGAAGATAGTCCCGAGGGGAAACGCCTCGGCCGGGCTCGTGAACTCCAGGACGGTGGCCATACCGTGGGTTCCGGGGGCCGGCGGAAAATTCCCCTGCGTGACCTACCAGGCTCGGGCTGGGAGCCGCTCACGCGTCCCGGTCCAGAACCCCCCGGCGACGGTCGGGTGTGGCTGTCCGGCGCCCGTACTGACGGTTGAGCTGAGCAGCCGGAGCGACCCCCGAGCTGAAGAGGACCGTCTCCGGGAGCCGGAAACCGCGTCTCGACCCTGATCCCGGATGCAAAACACCCTCGAGTCGGCGTATAGCGGGCCAGCTATCCACACAGTACTGGCCACTGGCTACTAAGTTCTCACCTGGCGTACCTCCGGTATCCGATGGCCGGCCCTTCCTCGGCGGACACCGAACACTGGTACTCCACGGGGCTCGGCCAGGTCTACGACGCGCTCGACGCGGACTCCGGGGGACTCTCGACGGAGGAAGCCACACGCCGGCGTTCCGAACACGGGCCGAACCGGATCCCGAAGGCCAAGCCGACCACTGTGTGGGAGGTCTTCGTCCGTCAGTTCAAGAACCCGCTCATCTACATCCTCGGTCTCGCTGCAGTCGTCTCCTTCGCCATCGGCGAGGGGACTGACGCCGCGTTCATCGCTGCGGTGTTGCTCGTCAACGCGCTGGTCGGGGGTATCCAGGAGTGGCGTGCAGAGCGCAGCAGCCAGGCGCTCCAGCAACTCATCCGAACCCGCGCGACGGTGGTCCGGGACGGGGAGACGCGCGACGTCGACGGCGAGGACATCGTCCCGGGTGACGTGGTGCTCCTCGAATCGGGGTTCCGCGTCCCGGCGGATATCCGGCTGGTCTCGACACACGGCCTGGAGGTCGACGAGTCGGCACTCACCGGCGAGTCAGCCCCCGTCCTGAAAGACGCGGACTGGGAGGGGGACGACCGGACCGTACTCGGTGACCGGGACAATATGGCGTACGCGGGCACGGTGGTCAACCGTGGCCGTGGCCGCGGCGTGGTCGTCGAGACCGGTGCCGACACGGTGGTCGGCCGGCTGGCCGAGGACGTCACTGCCGTCGAGGGTGGTCAGCCGCCGCTCGTGACCCGCATGGAGCGGTTCACCCGGGCCGTCGGGCTCGTCGTGCTCGTGGCCGCGGCACTCACCGCGCTCCTCGGCGTTTTCCTCCAGCAGTACGACGCCGTCGAGATGTTCCTGTTCGCCGTCGCACTGGCCGTGTCGGCCATCCCCGAGGGGCTCCCCGTCGGGATCACCGTCGCGCTGGGTGTCGCCAGCCGGCGCATGGCGACGGTCGGTGTCATCGTCCGTCGGCTGGTAGCCGTCGAGGGGCTGGGCAGCTGTACGATGATCGCCTCGGACAAGACCGGGACGCTGACGGCCAACGAGCTGACCGTCACCCGGGTCCAGCTCCCCGGGGGCACCACGCTCGAGGTGACCGGCGAGGGGTACACACCCGAGGGTGACGTCCTTAGAGATGGACACCCTCCGGAACCGGAGCGTGCGGACGAGCTGTCCCGTCTCGCCCGGGCTTCCGTGCTCTGTAACGAGGGACACCTCTCCCGGCGCGACGACGGGTGGACGTGGCGCGGTGACCCGACGGACGTCGCGCTGCTCGCGTTCGGTCGCAAGCTCGGATGGTCCCGCCAGCCGGCGCTCGATGCACACCCACAGACCGGCGAGGTTCCCTTCGAACCGGAGCAGCGGTACGCGGCGACGTTCCACCGGGCGGACGGGGGGACACGGGTATTCGTCAAGGGGGCACCCGAGCGCGTTCTGGAGATGTGTACGGACGCGAGCGAGGGGGCGTTCTCACGGTCGGCGCTCGAACAGCGGGCGACCGAGATGGCCCACGACGGCTACCGCGTGCTCGCCGTCGCCGACGGACGGCTGGAGTCCGAGCCGGGCCAGCTTCCGTCCGAACCTGCCGACCTGACCTTCTTGGGCTTTCTCGGGATGGTCGACCCGCTTCGCTCCGGCGT is from Salinirussus salinus and encodes:
- a CDS encoding TetR family transcriptional regulator C-terminal domain-containing protein, with amino-acid sequence MADPPDRSFSDAEEEIMQATYRALSEHGYADLTVKRIAAEYGKSTAAIHYHYDTKDDLLAAFLDFLLDQFTDAVHEVETTDPERRLDLLLDRLLVDPEDHRDLLVATLEMRSQAPYKGAFAERFQQNDEYVRYLLRTVIDHGSGEGVFREDADAEHAARALMTVVDGARTRAVVLDDTDALATARRTAAEYVSAVLVADDD
- a CDS encoding HalOD1 output domain-containing protein, whose product is MSTVTRAGVELEQVTPDWEPEVTRFEYDQDTTPASMAVVAAVSAATGIDPEEIEPLGAVVDADALDALGRPRSAMAGSSVQVTLSLERRTVSVDTHGAVTVTSDERVGVRSEGVNAG
- a CDS encoding helix-turn-helix domain-containing protein, producing the protein MATVLEFTSPAEAFPLGTIFENLPGATVELERLVPHDALIVPYFWVRGEEMTDIEAAFESHAGVREVGLVDSLEDEYLMRAAWDREYVGILSALSEARLVVLSATGTSEGWTFEVRGEGHEEIGEFRSYCQEHDIPIHITAVHALLPIQGEGYELTDKQREALVAAYERGYFDSPRATSLEAVADALGITQQSLSSRLRRGHRRLIAATLVQE
- a CDS encoding cation-translocating P-type ATPase, which encodes MAGPSSADTEHWYSTGLGQVYDALDADSGGLSTEEATRRRSEHGPNRIPKAKPTTVWEVFVRQFKNPLIYILGLAAVVSFAIGEGTDAAFIAAVLLVNALVGGIQEWRAERSSQALQQLIRTRATVVRDGETRDVDGEDIVPGDVVLLESGFRVPADIRLVSTHGLEVDESALTGESAPVLKDADWEGDDRTVLGDRDNMAYAGTVVNRGRGRGVVVETGADTVVGRLAEDVTAVEGGQPPLVTRMERFTRAVGLVVLVAAALTALLGVFLQQYDAVEMFLFAVALAVSAIPEGLPVGITVALGVASRRMATVGVIVRRLVAVEGLGSCTMIASDKTGTLTANELTVTRVQLPGGTTLEVTGEGYTPEGDVLRDGHPPEPERADELSRLARASVLCNEGHLSRRDDGWTWRGDPTDVALLAFGRKLGWSRQPALDAHPQTGEVPFEPEQRYAATFHRADGGTRVFVKGAPERVLEMCTDASEGAFSRSALEQRATEMAHDGYRVLAVADGRLESEPGQLPSEPADLTFLGFLGMVDPLRSGVAEAVASAQRAGITVTMITGDHPETALAIARELGLAESADEVTTGTELMDASRERLAELLETTRVFARVSPDQKLEIVEAARGLGHYVAVTGDGVNDAPALRQANIGIAMGKMGTDVARDAAELVISDDNFATIVAGIEQGRVAFDNIRKVIFLLISTGAGEVVLVLLSLVAGLPLPLLPVQILWLNLVTNGIQDVALAFEPKEGDVLDRPPRPPDERVFNRVMVERTLVSALVIGVVGFGAFVWLLDQGLSEAAARNHLLLLVVLFEVVNIGNARSETTSLFRLSPLGSPILLAGTAAAFLVHLGAMYFPPAQAVLGTAPVALEQWLILGAVALTIAVAVELHKLSWKMRYPPRSGTEEPPSNTQETEV